A window from Variovorax sp. PBL-E5 encodes these proteins:
- a CDS encoding efflux RND transporter periplasmic adaptor subunit, producing the protein MQSHPPEPSPVDPPALQPPPRRRRWLGSLIALLIVLLLAGGAWYLIKRSGQPAGGPGFGGASSTVGHAAARQADLPVTIEALGTVTPLATITLKPQVGGILTEVLFTEGQTVAKGQLLARIDSRPYEQALMQAQGTRVRDEAQLEAARVTLTRYRTLLGQDSIARQDVDTQAALVKQLEGTVITDRAAEAAARLNVEYTRITAPVAGRIGLRTVDPGNTVAANPTTGIAVITQMNPIDVQFAVPQDRVPDIQTQIAKGAPLVVKAMDRVRSTTLDTGTFSTLDNVVDTSTGTVKAKARFGNAGTTLFPSQFVNIQLTLRTVSAVVVPVTAVRTGPNGTYVYVINEDRTVSMRAVKRGESTVEVVAITDGLKVGEDVVTEGGDRIKDGARVQLQGDKPATGPRAGASSPRAGGSERRRQRQPQ; encoded by the coding sequence ATGCAATCCCATCCTCCCGAGCCTTCACCCGTCGACCCGCCCGCGCTGCAGCCACCGCCGCGGCGCCGCCGCTGGCTCGGAAGCCTGATCGCGTTGCTGATCGTCCTGCTGTTGGCCGGCGGCGCCTGGTACCTCATCAAGCGATCGGGACAGCCCGCGGGCGGCCCCGGCTTCGGCGGCGCGAGCTCCACCGTCGGGCACGCGGCTGCGCGCCAAGCCGATCTTCCCGTCACGATCGAGGCGCTGGGCACCGTCACGCCGCTGGCCACCATCACGCTCAAGCCGCAGGTCGGCGGCATCCTGACCGAGGTGCTGTTCACCGAAGGGCAGACCGTCGCCAAGGGCCAGCTGCTGGCACGCATCGACTCGCGTCCCTACGAGCAGGCGCTGATGCAGGCTCAGGGCACCCGCGTGCGCGACGAGGCGCAGCTCGAAGCGGCCCGCGTCACGCTGACGCGCTACCGCACGCTGCTGGGCCAGGATTCGATTGCACGCCAGGACGTCGACACGCAGGCCGCGCTGGTCAAGCAGCTCGAAGGCACCGTGATCACCGACCGCGCGGCCGAAGCCGCCGCCAGGCTCAACGTCGAGTACACCCGCATCACCGCGCCGGTGGCGGGCCGCATCGGCCTGCGCACGGTCGACCCGGGCAACACCGTCGCGGCCAATCCCACGACCGGGATCGCGGTGATCACGCAGATGAATCCGATCGATGTCCAGTTCGCCGTGCCGCAGGACCGCGTGCCCGACATCCAGACCCAGATCGCCAAGGGCGCGCCGCTGGTCGTCAAGGCAATGGACCGCGTGCGCAGCACGACGCTGGACACCGGCACCTTCTCCACGCTCGACAACGTGGTCGACACCAGCACCGGCACCGTGAAGGCCAAGGCGCGCTTCGGCAACGCCGGCACCACGCTGTTCCCGAGCCAGTTCGTCAACATCCAACTGACCTTGCGCACGGTGAGCGCGGTGGTGGTGCCGGTGACCGCGGTGCGCACCGGCCCGAACGGCACCTACGTGTACGTCATCAATGAAGACCGCACGGTCTCGATGCGCGCCGTCAAGCGCGGCGAGTCCACGGTCGAGGTGGTCGCGATCACCGATGGGCTGAAGGTCGGCGAGGATGTCGTGACAGAAGGCGGCGACCGCATCAAGGACGGCGCGCGCGTGCAACTGCAGGGCGACAAGCCCGCCACGGGCCCGCGCGCAGGCGCTTCGAGTCCGCGTGCCGGCGGCAGCGAGCGCAGGCGCCAGCGGCAGCCGCAATGA
- a CDS encoding efflux RND transporter permease subunit: MNLSKPFVERPIATVLLTIGIALAGIVAFFVLPVSPLPQVDFPTISVQASLAGASPSTMASSVATPLERRLGIIPGVNELTSTSSTGAARITLQFDLSRNIDSAAREVQAAINASRVDLPATLRSNPTYRKRNPTAAPIMIIALTSKTRTPGQIYDAVSNIVSQRLSQVEGVGEVEIGGGSLPAVRVELEPFALNRLGISSEDVRAAIQANNANRPKGAIETADRRMQIYTPAPGLRADAYRDMVIAWRNNAAVRLGDVARVIDSVENTRTLGLFNGEPAVIVLVTQSPGANIIDTVDGVRKLMPELRAQLPQDIDIQVASDRTNSIRASLREIEGTLMISIVLVVLVVGLFLRKARATIIPAVATVVSLLGTFGVMHLLGYSLNNLSLMALTVATGFVVDDAIVVLENTMRHVEAGMNRMEAALRGAREVGFTVLSISLSLVAVFIPLLFMGGQVGRLFREFAVTLSASVLISLVISLTTTPMLCAMLLRSEAEEKGEPPGRVRAWLGSKAERAWEWTLGTYAHSLDWALASKGVVMLVLLAVIGLNIYLFSAIPKGYFPQQDVGQLNAGLRADQSISSVAIADKLKAAVDIIHKDPAVDTVVGFAGGSRAGGGFMFVNLKPISERSEKTNAVIDRLRPQLNQLTGLRVFLSPVQDLRMGGRTSNSAYQYTLKSDNLADLRTWSTKLADRLRQEAKLTDVDSDDADNGVETYVDVDLDAAARLGVTSSAVDNALYNAFGQRSVATIYDELNQYSVIMEWAPRFQRSPIVLKDVYVPSTLNSVTTASGNTITSSLQLNTDASSGTSTVTSANPASRTSSAGQQVATAVTPMVPLAAFSTLRERAVPTSIDHQDTELSSTVSFNLADGVSLGDAKAIVAEAEADIAMPINVRGSFQGTALAAQQSQGQQLLLILAALVVIYIVLGVLYESLIHPITVLTTLPSAGVGAVLALLLFRMEFSIIALIGVFLLIGIVKKNAILIIDFALEAERARGLTATEAVREACMLRFRPILMTTLAAALGALPLAIGFGLGAELRQPLGVAIIGGLIASQLLTLLTTPVVYVLLDKLRRRPANEKHLARAAGPGAPA, from the coding sequence ATGAACCTTTCCAAGCCCTTCGTCGAGCGGCCGATCGCCACGGTGCTGCTGACCATCGGCATCGCATTGGCCGGCATCGTCGCTTTCTTCGTGCTGCCGGTCTCGCCCTTGCCGCAGGTCGACTTCCCGACCATCTCGGTCCAGGCCAGCCTGGCGGGCGCGAGCCCGAGCACCATGGCCTCGAGCGTGGCCACGCCGCTGGAGCGCCGCCTGGGCATCATCCCCGGCGTCAACGAACTCACTTCGACGAGTTCGACCGGGGCTGCCCGCATCACGCTGCAGTTCGACCTCAGCCGCAACATCGACAGCGCCGCGCGGGAGGTGCAAGCCGCCATCAACGCGTCGCGCGTCGACCTGCCCGCCACGCTGCGCAGCAACCCGACCTACCGCAAGCGCAACCCGACCGCAGCGCCGATCATGATCATCGCGCTGACCTCCAAGACGCGCACGCCGGGCCAGATCTACGACGCGGTCTCGAACATCGTCAGCCAGCGGCTGTCGCAGGTCGAAGGCGTGGGCGAGGTCGAGATCGGCGGCGGCTCGCTGCCGGCGGTGCGGGTCGAGCTCGAACCCTTCGCGCTGAATCGCCTGGGCATCAGCAGCGAGGACGTGCGCGCCGCGATCCAGGCCAACAACGCCAACCGGCCCAAGGGCGCGATCGAGACCGCCGACCGCCGCATGCAGATCTACACGCCCGCGCCCGGCCTGCGCGCCGACGCCTACCGCGACATGGTGATCGCCTGGCGCAACAACGCCGCGGTGCGGCTGGGCGACGTGGCGCGCGTGATCGACAGCGTCGAGAACACGCGCACGCTGGGCCTGTTCAACGGCGAGCCCGCGGTGATCGTGCTGGTCACGCAGTCGCCCGGCGCCAACATCATCGACACGGTGGACGGCGTGCGCAAGCTGATGCCCGAGCTGCGCGCGCAGCTGCCGCAGGACATCGACATCCAGGTCGCGTCGGACCGCACCAACTCCATCCGCGCCTCGCTGCGCGAGATCGAGGGCACGCTGATGATTTCCATCGTGCTGGTGGTGCTGGTGGTCGGCCTGTTCCTGCGCAAGGCGCGCGCCACCATCATTCCCGCGGTCGCCACCGTGGTGTCGCTGCTCGGCACCTTCGGCGTGATGCACCTGCTGGGCTACAGCCTCAACAACCTGAGCCTGATGGCGCTCACGGTCGCGACCGGCTTCGTGGTGGACGACGCCATCGTGGTGCTCGAGAACACCATGCGCCACGTGGAGGCCGGCATGAACCGCATGGAGGCCGCGCTGCGCGGCGCGCGCGAGGTCGGCTTCACGGTGCTGTCGATCAGCCTGTCGCTGGTGGCGGTGTTCATCCCGCTGCTGTTCATGGGCGGGCAGGTCGGGCGGCTGTTCCGAGAGTTCGCGGTCACGCTGTCGGCCTCGGTGCTGATCTCGCTCGTGATCTCGCTCACCACCACGCCGATGCTGTGCGCCATGCTGCTGCGCAGCGAGGCCGAGGAAAAGGGCGAGCCGCCGGGCCGCGTGCGCGCCTGGCTCGGCAGCAAGGCCGAACGCGCCTGGGAATGGACCCTGGGCACCTACGCCCACAGCCTGGACTGGGCACTGGCGAGCAAGGGCGTGGTGATGCTGGTGCTGCTGGCGGTGATCGGGCTCAACATCTACCTGTTCAGCGCGATTCCGAAGGGCTACTTTCCGCAGCAGGACGTGGGCCAGCTCAATGCCGGGCTGCGGGCCGACCAGAGTATCTCGTCGGTGGCGATCGCCGACAAGCTGAAGGCGGCCGTGGACATCATCCACAAGGATCCGGCGGTCGACACGGTGGTCGGCTTCGCGGGCGGCAGCCGCGCGGGCGGCGGCTTCATGTTCGTCAACCTGAAGCCCATCTCCGAGCGCAGCGAGAAGACCAATGCGGTGATCGACCGCCTGCGTCCGCAGCTCAATCAGCTGACCGGCCTGCGCGTGTTCCTGAGCCCGGTGCAGGATCTGCGCATGGGCGGGCGCACGAGCAATTCAGCCTACCAGTACACGCTCAAGAGCGACAACCTCGCCGACTTGCGCACCTGGTCCACGAAGCTGGCCGATCGCCTGCGCCAGGAAGCCAAGCTGACCGATGTCGACAGCGACGATGCAGACAATGGTGTCGAGACCTACGTCGACGTCGACCTCGACGCCGCCGCGCGCCTGGGCGTGACCTCGAGCGCGGTCGACAACGCGCTCTACAACGCCTTCGGCCAGCGTTCGGTGGCGACCATCTACGACGAACTCAATCAGTATTCGGTCATCATGGAATGGGCGCCGCGCTTCCAGCGCTCGCCGATCGTGCTCAAGGACGTCTACGTGCCGTCGACGCTGAACTCGGTCACGACCGCGAGCGGCAACACGATCACGAGTTCGCTGCAGCTCAACACCGACGCCAGCAGCGGGACCTCGACGGTCACCTCGGCCAACCCCGCCTCGCGCACCTCGTCCGCCGGCCAGCAGGTCGCGACCGCCGTCACGCCGATGGTGCCGCTGGCGGCCTTCTCCACACTCCGCGAGCGCGCGGTGCCGACCTCGATCGACCACCAGGACACCGAGCTCTCGAGCACCGTCTCGTTCAATCTCGCCGACGGTGTGAGCCTGGGCGACGCGAAGGCCATCGTCGCCGAGGCCGAGGCCGACATCGCGATGCCGATCAACGTGCGCGGCAGTTTCCAGGGCACGGCGCTCGCCGCGCAGCAGTCGCAGGGACAGCAGCTGCTGCTCATCCTGGCCGCGCTGGTGGTGATCTACATCGTGCTCGGCGTGCTCTACGAAAGCCTGATCCATCCGATCACCGTGCTGACCACGCTGCCTTCGGCCGGCGTGGGCGCGGTGCTGGCGCTGCTGCTGTTCCGCATGGAGTTCTCCATCATCGCGCTGATCGGCGTCTTCCTCCTGATCGGCATCGTCAAGAAGAACGCCATCCTGATCATCGACTTCGCGCTCGAGGCCGAGCGCGCGCGCGGGCTGACCGCGACCGAAGCGGTGCGCGAGGCCTGCATGCTGCGCTTCCGCCCGATCCTGATGACCACGCTGGCCGCCGCGCTCGGCGCGCTGCCGCTCGCGATCGGCTTCGGCCTCGGCGCCGAGTTGCGCCAGCCGCTGGGCGTCGCCATCATCGGCGGACTGATCGCGAGCCAACTGCTCACGCTGCTGACCACGCCGGTCGTCTACGTGCTGCTCGACAAGCTGCGCCGGCGCCCGGCCAACGAAAAACACCTGGCCCGAGCCGCCGGTCCCGGCGCTCCAGCATGA
- a CDS encoding DUF6622 family protein → MLIQILTHTPKWVFVTFALLVWLGARQLLAGSVSLTRVMVMPVAMAGLSLYGVASAFGDAPAALSGWAAAALVLLAFVLQRGVPATTRYDAASRTFHVAGSAVPLVLMMGIFFTKYVVGILLAMHPQLMHQASFALGISTLYGAFSGIFAGRAIRLWRLAIQHDRAAIAA, encoded by the coding sequence ATGCTGATCCAGATCCTGACCCACACGCCCAAGTGGGTGTTCGTCACCTTCGCCCTGCTCGTCTGGCTCGGCGCCAGGCAATTGCTCGCCGGCAGCGTGAGCCTCACCCGGGTGATGGTGATGCCGGTCGCGATGGCCGGCCTGTCGCTCTACGGCGTTGCTTCGGCCTTCGGCGATGCGCCCGCGGCACTGTCGGGCTGGGCCGCCGCGGCCCTGGTGCTGCTGGCCTTCGTGCTGCAGCGCGGCGTGCCGGCCACCACGCGCTACGACGCCGCGTCACGCACCTTCCACGTGGCCGGCAGCGCCGTGCCGCTGGTGCTGATGATGGGCATCTTCTTCACCAAGTACGTCGTCGGCATCCTGCTCGCGATGCACCCGCAGCTGATGCATCAGGCCTCGTTCGCGCTGGGCATCAGCACGCTCTATGGCGCCTTCAGCGGCATCTTTGCAGGCCGCGCCATCCGGCTGTGGCGCCTCGCCATCCAGCACGACCGCGCCGCGATCGCGGCCTGA
- a CDS encoding efflux RND transporter permease subunit has translation MSPSRPFIERPVATALLMLAIVLAGIVGFRFLPLAALPEVDYPTIQVQTLYPGASPEVMSRTVTAPLERQFGQMAGLDRMSSVSANGVSIVTLQFALDQTLDVAEQQVQAAINAGGSLLPADLPAPPVYAKVNPADAPILTLAVSSDTMPLTEVQNLVNTRLAQKMSQVSGVGLVSLSGGQRPAVRIQANTDALASVGIGLDTLRTAIAAANSNSAKGSFDGPKRAYTINANDQLLAAADYKNLIVAWKNGAPVRMSDVARVVDGAENTQLGAWAALRAGGQDAALYPAIILNVQRQPGANVIGTVDAIKKQLPDLQASLPGSLKVEVLSDRTTGIRASVRHVQMELGLAVLLVVLVIFFFLHSLRATIIASIAVPISLIGTFGLMYLLGYSLNNLSLMALTIATGFVVDDAIVMIENIARYLEEGEPPFQAALKGATQIGFTIISLTVSLIAVLIPLLFMGDVVGRLFREFAVTLAITILISAVVSLTLVPMMSARWLKPQAEEGGRFGAAVQRFFERVIGRYDIWLQWVFRHQSLTLLVALLTLGLTVLLYVVIPKGLFPTQDTGQLQVSVEAAQEVSYVRMAELQQSAANAILADPDVQSLSSVVGVDAANNTSLNTGSMLVNLRSGHDAQATVMQRLRDRVRNSVAGVTLYLQPTQDLTIDAETGPTEFRVSLEGVDTTTVNNWAKKLVERLAQTPEVRNATTDAGAQGLAAYVDIDRNTASRLSVTASSVDDALYSAFGQRIVSTIFTETNQYRVILEAQREALSSTQGLGNLQLRTGAGTATPLSALATVREQLAPLQVTRVAQYPAATVGFDTAPDVALGKSVAAIRAAAKEIGIPASITMTFLGAAGAYERSLTNQLWLILAAVVCVYIVLGVLYESYIHPLTILSTLPSAGVGALLALMVTGNDLGVIGIIGIILLIGIVKKNAIMMIDFAIDAERNQGKSPGEAIHQAALLRFRPILMTTLAALFAALPLMFGWGEGAELRRPLGLAIFGGLVVSQVLTLFTTPVIYLGFDRLGRRFRRQPSDGAAST, from the coding sequence ATGAGTCCCTCGCGCCCCTTCATCGAGCGGCCGGTCGCGACCGCGCTGCTGATGCTCGCGATCGTCCTCGCGGGCATCGTGGGCTTCCGCTTCCTGCCGCTGGCGGCTCTGCCGGAGGTCGACTACCCGACCATCCAGGTGCAGACGCTCTATCCCGGCGCCAGCCCCGAGGTGATGAGCCGCACCGTGACCGCGCCGCTGGAGCGCCAGTTCGGCCAGATGGCCGGCCTCGACCGCATGAGCTCGGTGAGCGCCAACGGCGTCTCGATCGTCACGCTGCAGTTCGCGCTCGACCAGACGCTCGACGTGGCCGAGCAGCAGGTGCAGGCCGCGATCAATGCCGGCGGCTCGCTGCTGCCGGCCGACCTGCCGGCGCCGCCCGTGTACGCCAAGGTCAATCCGGCCGATGCGCCCATCCTCACGCTGGCCGTGAGCTCCGACACCATGCCGCTGACCGAGGTGCAGAACCTCGTCAACACGCGGCTGGCGCAGAAGATGAGCCAGGTCAGCGGCGTCGGGCTGGTGTCGCTGTCGGGTGGGCAGCGGCCCGCGGTGCGCATCCAGGCCAACACCGACGCGCTGGCCTCGGTCGGCATCGGCCTGGACACGCTGCGCACGGCAATCGCCGCCGCCAACTCCAACAGCGCCAAGGGCAGCTTCGACGGGCCGAAGCGCGCCTACACCATCAATGCCAACGACCAACTGCTGGCGGCGGCCGACTACAAGAACCTGATCGTCGCCTGGAAGAACGGCGCGCCGGTGCGCATGAGCGACGTGGCGCGCGTGGTCGACGGCGCCGAGAACACGCAGCTGGGCGCCTGGGCCGCATTGCGTGCGGGCGGTCAGGACGCGGCGCTGTATCCGGCCATCATCCTCAACGTCCAGCGCCAGCCCGGCGCCAACGTGATCGGCACGGTCGATGCCATCAAGAAGCAGCTGCCCGATCTGCAGGCCTCGCTGCCCGGCTCGCTCAAGGTCGAGGTGCTGAGCGACCGCACCACCGGCATCCGCGCCTCGGTGCGCCACGTGCAGATGGAGCTCGGCCTGGCCGTGCTGCTGGTGGTGCTGGTGATCTTCTTCTTCCTGCACAGCCTGCGCGCGACCATCATCGCCAGCATCGCGGTGCCGATCTCGCTCATCGGCACCTTCGGCCTGATGTACCTGCTGGGCTACAGCCTCAACAACCTGAGCCTGATGGCGCTGACCATCGCGACCGGCTTCGTGGTCGACGACGCGATCGTCATGATCGAGAACATCGCGCGCTACCTCGAGGAGGGCGAGCCGCCGTTCCAGGCCGCACTCAAGGGCGCGACGCAGATCGGCTTCACCATCATCTCGCTGACGGTCTCGCTGATCGCGGTGCTGATCCCGCTGCTCTTCATGGGCGACGTGGTGGGGCGGCTGTTCCGCGAGTTCGCCGTCACGCTGGCGATCACCATCCTGATCTCGGCCGTGGTCTCGCTGACGCTGGTGCCGATGATGTCGGCGCGCTGGCTCAAGCCGCAGGCCGAGGAGGGCGGCCGCTTCGGCGCGGCCGTGCAGCGCTTCTTCGAGCGCGTGATCGGCCGCTACGACATCTGGCTGCAATGGGTGTTCCGCCATCAGTCCCTCACGCTGCTGGTCGCGCTGCTCACGCTCGGGCTGACGGTGCTGCTCTACGTGGTCATTCCCAAGGGTCTGTTCCCGACCCAGGACACGGGACAGCTGCAAGTGAGCGTCGAAGCCGCGCAAGAGGTGTCGTACGTGCGCATGGCCGAGCTGCAGCAGTCGGCGGCCAATGCCATCCTGGCCGATCCCGACGTGCAGAGCCTGAGTTCGGTGGTGGGCGTCGACGCGGCGAACAACACCTCGCTCAACACCGGCAGCATGCTGGTCAACCTGCGCAGCGGCCACGACGCGCAGGCGACCGTGATGCAGCGGCTGCGCGACCGCGTGCGCAACAGCGTCGCCGGCGTGACGCTCTACCTGCAGCCGACGCAGGACCTGACGATCGACGCCGAGACCGGGCCGACCGAGTTCCGCGTCTCGCTGGAAGGCGTCGACACGACCACGGTGAACAACTGGGCGAAGAAGCTGGTCGAGCGCCTGGCGCAAACGCCGGAGGTGCGCAATGCCACCACCGATGCGGGCGCGCAGGGGCTGGCAGCCTATGTGGACATCGACCGCAACACCGCATCGCGCCTGTCGGTCACGGCCAGCTCGGTCGACGATGCGCTCTACAGCGCCTTCGGCCAGCGCATCGTCTCGACCATCTTCACCGAGACCAACCAGTACCGCGTGATCCTCGAGGCGCAGCGCGAGGCGCTGTCGTCGACGCAAGGGCTGGGCAACCTGCAGCTGCGCACCGGCGCGGGCACGGCGACGCCGCTGTCGGCGCTGGCGACGGTGCGCGAGCAGCTCGCGCCGCTGCAGGTCACGCGCGTGGCGCAGTACCCGGCGGCGACGGTGGGCTTCGACACCGCGCCCGATGTCGCGCTCGGCAAGTCGGTCGCGGCCATTCGCGCCGCGGCCAAGGAGATCGGCATCCCGGCCAGCATCACCATGACCTTCCTCGGCGCGGCCGGCGCCTACGAGCGCTCGCTGACCAACCAGCTGTGGCTGATTCTCGCGGCGGTGGTGTGCGTGTACATCGTGCTCGGCGTGCTGTACGAGAGCTACATCCATCCGCTGACCATCCTCTCGACGCTGCCTTCGGCCGGCGTGGGCGCCTTGCTGGCGCTGATGGTGACCGGCAACGACCTCGGCGTGATCGGGATCATCGGCATCATCCTGCTGATCGGCATCGTGAAGAAGAACGCGATCATGATGATCGACTTCGCGATCGATGCCGAGCGCAACCAGGGCAAGTCGCCCGGCGAGGCGATCCACCAGGCAGCGCTGCTGCGCTTCCGGCCCATCCTGATGACCACGCTGGCCGCGCTCTTCGCTGCCTTGCCGCTGATGTTCGGATGGGGCGAGGGCGCCGAACTGCGGCGCCCGCTGGGCCTCGCGATCTTCGGCGGGCTGGTGGTGAGCCAGGTGCTGACGCTGTTCACGACGCCGGTCATCTACCTGGGCTTCGACCGGTTGGGGCGTCGGTTCAGGCGTCAGCCTTCTGACGGAGCGGCGTCGACATGA